The Thermacetogenium phaeum DSM 12270 genome segment ACGATGAGGAGGCTACCGTTAAGCGTTTTTATCGAGAGGCAGGCTGCATCCGGCTCCAGCCGGAAAACGATTGTTATGAACCGATCCGCAGCAAGCATGTTAAAATTCTCGGAAAAGTCATCGGAGTCATAAGAAAGTTGGATTAATCACCTTAATATATATCCTATATCCTTTAATATATCTTTGTTATAAAAGAAGCTACCATAAAAAGGGCTAAAACTAATTTAAAGACGCTTCCCCCCAGGAAACCAACGATCGTGCCAATGCCGACTCTCAAAGCGTCCTTTAAATTACGGCGGGAAACGAGTAATTCTGCTGCGACAGCACCCCCGAAGGGCCCCACCAGGATGCCTACGACAGGATTGATGAGTACTCCCCCTACCCCGCCTAAAATTGCTCCCCATAGACCGGCCTTGCTGGCGCCGAATTTCTTGGCTCCGATCCATCCCACCAGATTATCGATAAAAAAAGAGGCTACCGTTATAGTCAACATGCTTAGTAAAAACAGCGGAGTCACCCGCTGGAAATCATCAATTATTGCGAAAATTAATAGGGTGCCAAAGATCAGCGGAATTCCCGGAAGAAATGGGATTAGCGTCATGATAAGACCAATTATCAAGAAGACAATGGTTATAATCAGGATTGCATCGCTCATAGAAACGCTCCGCTCCCCGGTTGACATAACTATATCTTTTATTCATTATAAACTCCTATTTTTCTGAGTCGCTCATATCGCCTTTCAATCAACTCGTGAAGATCCATTGATATAAGTTTCGTGAGATGATGGAATAACCTCTCCTCCACCTTTTTGTAAACCTGGGCTGTGTTGCTATGCGCACCCTCCAGTGGTTCCGGTATAATTTCATCGATAATACCCATCGCCTCCAGATCGGCGGCAGTTAGTTTT includes the following:
- a CDS encoding DUF456 domain-containing protein, coding for MSDAILIITIVFLIIGLIMTLIPFLPGIPLIFGTLLIFAIIDDFQRVTPLFLLSMLTITVASFFIDNLVGWIGAKKFGASKAGLWGAILGGVGGVLINPVVGILVGPFGGAVAAELLVSRRNLKDALRVGIGTIVGFLGGSVFKLVLALFMVASFITKIY